A window of the Brassica oleracea var. oleracea cultivar TO1000 chromosome C1, BOL, whole genome shotgun sequence genome harbors these coding sequences:
- the LOC106315431 gene encoding CTP synthase: MKYVVVSGGVVSGLGKGVTASSIGLILKSCGFRVTAIKIDPYLNIDAGTMSPIEHGEVYVLDDGGEVDLDLGNYERFMDIKLTRENNITTGKVYKHVLEKERRGDYLGKTVQVVPHITDAIQEWIERAAKIPVDGQSGPADVCVIELGGTIGDIESMPFIEALGQFSYRVGSENFCLIHVSLVPVLNVVGEQKTKPTQHSVKDLRGLGLSPNILACRSTKPLEDNVKAKLSQFCQVPMENIVTLYDCPNIWHIPLLLKEQKAHEAILHVLNLTGIAKEPALEEWSLMAKMSDKLHVPVRIAVVGKYTELLDSYLSIHKALLHASVARRKKLVIDWIPASDLEQGAKKENPDAYKAAWKLLKGADGILVPGGFGNRGVQGKILAAKHARENKVPYLGICLGMQLAVVEYARNVLGLADANSAELDPNTKNPCVIFMPEGSTTHMGGTMRLGSRRTYFQSKDSKSAKLYGNRSFVDERHRHRYEVNPAMVPRFESSGLTFPGKDETGQRMEIVELPNHPFYVGAQFHPEYKSRPGKPSPLFLGLIGAASGELDNVLQQSCQESVGSRPHSNGKLERLYWKGAAKKPVSVVYSVCDRVCS; the protein is encoded by the exons ATGAAGTACGTAGTGGTTTCAGGTGGAGTAGTGAGTGGACTCGGAAAAGGAGTCACGGCAAGTAGCATCGGTCTCATCCTCAAATCATGTGGATTCCGAGTCACCGCCATTAAAATCG ATCCTTACTTAAACATTGATGCTGGGACCATGTCACCTATTGAACATGGTGAAGTTTACGTCTTGGACGATGGTGGCGAG GTTGATCTTGATCTTGGGAACTATGAGAGGTTCATGGACATCAAGCTGACCCGTGAAAACAACATAACTACCGGGAAGGTTTATAAG CATGTGCTTGAGAAAGAGAGGAGAGGAGATTATCTTGGGAAGACTGTCCAG GTTGTTCCTCATATCACCGATGCTATTCAAGAATGGATTGAGCGTGCAGCTAAGATTCCAGTTGATGGACAGTCTGGTCCAGCTGATGTCTGTGTCATTGAACTTGGAGGAACAATAG GAGACATAGAGTCCATGCCTTTTATTGAAGCTCTTGGGCAGTTCTCCTATCGTGTTG GCTCTGAGAATTTCTGCTTGATCCATGTCAGTCTTGTGCCTGTATTGAATGTTGTTGGTGAACAG AAGACTAAACCAACGCAACATAGCGTTAAAGACTTGAGAGGCCTTGGCTTGAGCCCTAACATCTTGGCTTGCAGAAGCACAAAG CCACTTGAAGATAATGTGAAGGCCAAACTCTCTCAGTTTTGCCAAGTTCCG ATGGAGAACATTGTGACTCTCTATGATTGCCCCAACATTTGGCACATTCCATTGCTTCTCAAA GAACAAAAGGCACACGAGGCGATTCTGCATGTCCTGAACCTTACAGG AATTGCAAAGGAGCCTGCATTAGAGGAATGGTCTCTGATGGCTAAAATGAGCGACAAGTTGCACGTTCCG GTAAGAATTGCTGTTGTTGGGAAATATACTGAGCTCTTGGATTCATATCTTTCCATCCATAAG GCTCTCTTGCATGCTTCTGTGGCTAGGCGCAAGAAACTTGTCATAGATTGGATTCCAGCTAGTGATCTTGAACAAGGTGCCAAGAAAGAG AATCCAGATGCATATAAGGCAGCGTGGAAGTTACTCAAGGGTGCTGATGGTATTCTTGTGCCTGGAGGTTTTGGAAACAGAGGTGTACAAGGAAAGATTCTTGCAGCCAAACACGCCAGAGAAAACAAAGTTCCATACCTTGGTATCTGTCTAGGTATGCAACTCGCTGTGGTCGAGTATGCAAGAAACGTACTCGGTTTGGCAGATGCAAACAGCGCTGAACTCGATCCCAACACCAAGAACCCTTGTGTTATCTTCATGCCTGAG GGCTCGACAACTCATATGGGAGGCACCATGAGGTTAGGTTCAAGAAGAACTTACTTTCAAAGCAAGGACTCCAAATCAGCAAAACT ATATGGGAACAGAAGTTTTGTCGATGAGAGACACCGACACAGATATGAG GTGAATCCAGCTATGGTTCCACGTTTCGAGAGCTCTGGACTCACATTCCCAGGAAAAGACGAGACGGGTCAGCGAATGGAGATCGTTGAGCTGCCAAACCATCCGTTCTACGTTGGAGCTCAGTTCCATCCTGAGTACAAATCAAGACCAGGCAAACCATCTCCTCTCTTCCTAG GACTAATTGGAGCAGCTAGTGGAGAGCTAGACAATGTACTGCAACAAAGCTGCCAAGAAAGCGTCGGCTCACGTCCTCACTCCAACGGAAAGCTCGAGAGGCTTTACTGGAAAGGTGCAGCGAAAAAGCCAGTCAGTGTTGTATACAGTGTATGTGATCGTGTCTGCTCATGA
- the LOC106306901 gene encoding ribonuclease H2 subunit B yields MSSTVWWEGVEKTRVLIAPDSACGGNKPGELLTLRHPKSENGTCYLFNNDMLQEIQWFKQSYGSWFLGDYISQDGSLYMATPVDPVFILLPVFDQARMKKGDDPGKFRQLDEVLFVEGYPEYQHLSSLAEKCMEIVCQTQEVGSMKFYRLDNSKVLAWLTCKVRSLKKALPALDKNYAAQDEKQTLVDAVSIVGEYLKTEPWLKLLYDHLGLEFVDPTTKESNTETFPNANENKMDYSNSLQERANKKTGKPEKQTKQAKVETGSKNIRDMFSRASKKKC; encoded by the exons ATGAGTTCTACTGTTTGGTGGGAAGGAGTTGAGAAGACACGAGTTCTCATTGCCCCAG ATTCAGCATGTGGAGGAAACAAACCTGGAGAACTATTAACACTTCGCCATCCAAAATCAG AAAATGGAACTTGCTACCTTTTTAACAATGACATGCTTCAAGAAATTCAATGGTTTAAGCAATCATATGGTTCTTGGTTCCTTGGAGATTACATTTCTCAAG ATGGAAGCTTATATATGGCTACTCCGGTTGATCCTGTTTTCATCTTGTTGCCTGTTTTCGACCAAGCAAGAATGAAG AAAGGGGATGATCCTGGAAAGTTCAGGCAACTGGATGAGGTTTTATTTGTTGAAGGATATCCTGAATATCAACATCTGTCGTCACTTGCAGAGAAGTGTATGGAGATCGTTTGTCAAACTCAAG AGGTTGGATCTATGAAGTTTTATCGACTTGATAACTCGAAAGTTTTAGCTTGGTTAACTTGTAAG GTGCGCTCTTTAAAGAAGGCTCTACCGGCATTGGACAAGAACTATGCAGCTCAAGATGAGAAACAAACAT TGGTGGATGCAGTTTCAATTGTGGGAGAGTACCTGAAGACAGAGCCTTGGTTGAAGCTTCTCTATGATCATCTTGG ACTGGAGTTTGTAGACCCAACAACGAAAGAAAGCAATACAGAGACCTTTCCAAATGCAAATGAGAATAAAATGGACTACTCAAATTCATTACAG GAGAGAGCAAACAAGAAGACAGGAAAACCTGAGAAACAGACAAAGCAAGCAAAGGTAGAGACTGGATCAAAGAACATAAGGGATATGTTTTCAAGGGCTTCTAAGAAAAAGTGCTGA
- the LOC106306910 gene encoding alpha-ketoglutarate-dependent dioxygenase alkB homolog 6 isoform X1: MELESFRVGLTPTVFYIPGFITDEEQTQLLNHIYGGSGSKWKTLKNRRLQNWGGMVHEKGLVPQELPSWLTKITEKIHESTGLFPSAINHVLINEYHPDQGIMPHQDGPAYFPVVAILSLGSPVVMDFSPHLRLRSSDDDDISRDQSGKSGVPERDDKHSFSVLMMPRSLLIFKDDAYSDYLHGISDSPTQCYKQVINEAEALSFSENSSGEDGDNKILHRDQTRVSLTCRLVPKVHKNLFRF; this comes from the exons ATGGAGTTGGAGAGCTTCAGGGTAGGTCTTACCCCTACAGTCTTCTACATTCCTGGTTTCATTACTGACGAAGAACAAACTCAGCTCCTCAATCAT ATATATGGAGGATCTGGTTCCAAGTGGAAGACGTTAAAGAACAGAAGGTTACAGAACTGGG GTGGTATGGTCCATGAAAAGGGTCTTGTTCCACAAGAGT TGCCTTCTTGGCTTACAAAGATTACCGAGAAAATTCATGAAAGCACGGGTCTTTTCCCTTCTGCTATAAATCATGTCCTCATCAATGAATACCATCCTGACCAAGGGATAATG CCACACCAAGATGGACCCGCTTATTTCCCTGTTGTAGCTATCCTGTCTCTAGGCTCACCTGTCGTTATGGACTTCAGTCCGCATTTGAGATTAAGATCATCAGACGATGATGACATTTCCAGAGATCAAAGTGGAAAGAGTGGTGTGCCTGAGAGAGATGATAAACACTCATTCTCCGTTTTGATGATGCCTCGAAGTCTACTAATCTTCAAAGATGACGCTTACTCAG ATTACCTCCACGGCATCAGCGATAGTCCAACACAATGCTACAAACAG GTCATTAATGAAGCTGAAGCTTTGTCTTTCTCGGAGAATTCTAGTGGAGAAGATGGTGACAACAAGATTCTTCACAGAGACCAAACGAGAGTTTCACTTACCTGCCGTTTAGTCCCCAAAGTCCATAAGAATCTCTTCAGGTTTTAG
- the LOC106306910 gene encoding alpha-ketoglutarate-dependent dioxygenase alkB homolog 6 isoform X2, translated as MVHEKGLVPQELPSWLTKITEKIHESTGLFPSAINHVLINEYHPDQGIMPHQDGPAYFPVVAILSLGSPVVMDFSPHLRLRSSDDDDISRDQSGKSGVPERDDKHSFSVLMMPRSLLIFKDDAYSDYLHGISDSPTQCYKQVINEAEALSFSENSSGEDGDNKILHRDQTRVSLTCRLVPKVHKNLFRF; from the exons ATGGTCCATGAAAAGGGTCTTGTTCCACAAGAGT TGCCTTCTTGGCTTACAAAGATTACCGAGAAAATTCATGAAAGCACGGGTCTTTTCCCTTCTGCTATAAATCATGTCCTCATCAATGAATACCATCCTGACCAAGGGATAATG CCACACCAAGATGGACCCGCTTATTTCCCTGTTGTAGCTATCCTGTCTCTAGGCTCACCTGTCGTTATGGACTTCAGTCCGCATTTGAGATTAAGATCATCAGACGATGATGACATTTCCAGAGATCAAAGTGGAAAGAGTGGTGTGCCTGAGAGAGATGATAAACACTCATTCTCCGTTTTGATGATGCCTCGAAGTCTACTAATCTTCAAAGATGACGCTTACTCAG ATTACCTCCACGGCATCAGCGATAGTCCAACACAATGCTACAAACAG GTCATTAATGAAGCTGAAGCTTTGTCTTTCTCGGAGAATTCTAGTGGAGAAGATGGTGACAACAAGATTCTTCACAGAGACCAAACGAGAGTTTCACTTACCTGCCGTTTAGTCCCCAAAGTCCATAAGAATCTCTTCAGGTTTTAG
- the LOC106306893 gene encoding elongation factor Tu, chloroplastic, producing MAISSPAYSRLICSYSSPSPSPSLSPAISTSVKLNLSSSFLPSYSLSTPSAPHSPRRSFTVRAARGKFERKKPHVNIGTIGHVDHGKTTLTAALTMALASMGNSVAKKYDEIDAAPEERARGITINTATVEYETENRHYAHVDCPGHADYVKNMITGAAQMDGAILVVSGADGPMPQTKEHILLAKQVGVPDMVVFLNKEDQVDDAELLELVELEVRELLSSYEFNGDDIPIISGSALLAVETLTENPNVKRGDNKWVDKIYELMDAVDSYIPIPQRQTELPFLLAVEDVFSITGRGTVATGRVERGTVKVGETVDLVGLRETRNYTVTGVEMFQKILDEALAGDNVGLLLRGIQKADIQRGMVLAKPGSITPHTKFEAIVYVLKKEEGGRHSPFFAGYRPQFYMRTTDVTGKVTKIMNDKDEESKMVMPGDRVKIVVELIVPVACEQGMRFAIREGGKTVGAGVIQSIIE from the coding sequence ATGGCGATATCGTCTCCCGCCTACTCCAGACTTATCTGCTCCTACTCCTCCCCCTCCCCCTCCCCTTCCCTCTCTCCCGCCATTTCCACTTCCGTTAAACTCAACCTCTCTTCCTCCTTCCTCCCTTCGTACTCACTCTCCACCCCCTCAGCTCCCCACTCCCCCCGCCGCTCCTTCACCGTCCGCGCCGCCCGCGGGAAGTTCGAGAGAAAAAAGCCCCACGTCAACATCGGAACAATCGGCCACGTCGACCACGGCAAAACCACCCTAACCGCCGCCCTCACCATGGCCCTCGCCTCCATGGGGAACAGCGTCGCCAAAAAGTACGACGAGATCGACGCCGCGCCGGAAGAAAGAGCCCGCGGCATCACGATCAACACCGCCACCGTCGAGTACGAGACGGAGAACCGCCACTACGCCCACGTGGACTGCCCCGGCCACGCCGATTACGTCAAGAACATGATCACCGGAGCCGCGCAGATGGACGGAGCCATCCTCGTCGTCTCCGGCGCCGACGGACCTATGCCGCAGACCAAAGAGCACATCCTTCTCGCTAAGCAGGTCGGCGTCCCCGACATGGTCGTCTTCTTGAACAAAGAGGATCAGGTCGATGACGCCGAGCTGCTGGAGCTCGTTGAGCTTGAGGTGCGTGAGCTTTTGTCCTCTTACGAGTTTAACGGTGATGATATCCCGATTATCTCCGGATCCGCGTTGTTAGCTGTAGAGACGCTTACTGAGAACCCCAACGTGAAGAGAGGAGATAACAAGTGGGTGGATAAGATCTACGAGCTGATGGATGCTGTTGATAGCTATATTCCAATTCCTCAGAGACAGACCGAGTTGCCTTTCTTGTTAGCTGTTGAAGATGTGTTCTCCATCACGGGGCGTGGGACTGTGGCCACAGGGAGGGTTGAGAGAGGGACTGTTAAGGTGGGAGAGACTGTGGATTTGGTTGGGTTGAGAGAGACTAGGAACTATACAGTCACTGGGGTCGAAATGTTTCAGAAGATTCTTGATGAGGCATTGGCTGGTGACAATGTTGGGTTGTTGCTTAGAGGGATTCAAAAGGCTGATATTCAGAGGGGGATGGTGTTGGCTAAGCCTGGGAGTATTACTCCGCATACTAAGTTCGAGGCGATTGTGTATGTGTTGAAGAAGGAGGAGGGTGGGAGGCATTCTCCGTTTTTCGCGGGGTACAGGCCTCAGTTTTACATGAGGACGACGGATGTTACGGGGAAAGTGACGAAGATTATGAACGATAAAGATGAGGAGTCGAAGATGGTTATGCCTGGGGATAGGGTGAAGATTGTTGTGGAGCTTATTGTGCCGGTTGCTTGTGAGCAAGGGATGAGGTTTGCTATTAGAGAAGGCGGGAAGACCGTTGGTGCTGGAGTTATTCAGTCTATCATCGAGTGA